The following is a genomic window from Onychomys torridus chromosome 13, mOncTor1.1, whole genome shotgun sequence.
TTACAACCAAATTCCATGAAACTACAAAGGGATGCAGAGACCATCCAGGTCACATTTTGAGAATGAATTCATTTATAAACAGAACCTCTACATTATACATTAAATGTTTACATATAGCATTTTAAATACTGCTGTCAAAATGTAAGATGTTGTGCTTAGAATTTATAAAACTTACTTTCAAGTAATGAATTCCTGAGAATTTTAATACCTTGAGTATAGTAACAAAACATGTGCACATCACCACTTGCAAAcagcctttctttttctgagccCTATTTACTGCCTGGGAGCACTAGAGAGAATGGTAGCTTGGAAGCCTGGGGAGGGGAAATTAGCCAATCACATCATGGAGGACTGCAGCAAATAGTGATTTGCTGATGTCTGACCTTATCCTGTTAAGGCAACATTTGGGCAGCCTGAAAGCCAGCTAAACTTTGACATTGTGCAAGTCAATCAGTGCACAGAAGTGGTTCTCAATGTAGCTGAACATGAAAACATTATACAGTCCATCAATATTACAAATGAACTGATGAAATGTGGCTTCTTTTGACATGCAAGTgtagtttgagaaccactgataaaAAATTATAAGCTTCTAAATACATTTTACTTGCTAGTGTATCAAGACTCAATACTGAATCCAGTTTTTGACAATAGATTGTGATAGACTTAAATGCTAATTCACCCcagcacaacaaaaacaaaacaattatatatGAATAGCATTTTACATTGCATTAGTATCAAATTGTATAGtactttaaaaagcaataatGTTAGGACTAGTGAGCACTTGGCAAAACCTCGTTTATAGCAAATACAATAACTGCAGATGTAAGAttttcctgtaatcccaggattccTAAGACGTTCTGCAGAAACCCTTGCAAACTTTGCCACGCATCATACTGGATACCTAGCTTCTTGATCCAGGAAATTGCTCTTTGGTGTACTGCTTTTAcgattaatttttcttaaatattataaaGCACCGTATTTGCTacttaactgaagaaaaaaaaaaaacctgaggtaGAATTTATTAACCTCACTATTTTAAATCCAGTGGCTAAATTTAGTGTTTAATCTGGTAATCTGGATTGATTTACAGTGAATAGCAATAAGGAGGCTTTGAAAAGGGGCCGCAAAACGGAAACCTTATGCTCAACCACATAtacctctgcttttttttttgaaatgacaAAGATGGCAGTTCTTCCAAAGCCACGAAAGCAGCCACGTCAGAaaactatttgtttcttttcctccccttAAATGTAAGGCCAGTTAGTTCGAAAACAGTTCCACAGCACAATGTTTACCAATCAGGTAATTCAGTCTTTTCGGGGAGCGTGCTGCCCAGGACGTCGGGACGCTGAAGCCCACGGATCTTTTGAGACCGCCAGCCGGGTCAGTTCGCGGCAGCTGCTGCGAGCTCACGGGCTCCGCAGCACAGTCCAGTCGGTGCCTCGTCCTTGCACGCTTGGGTACCGTGCAGTGCGGCGGTGCCTGCACCGTCGCTCGGCCGGCTGGCTCCGCATCCTGAGACTGGGGCTGTCACACCGGGAGAGCGTTGGCTAGGCCCGCCCCGCGGTTCAGGCGACCCAGCGCCAGGCGCAGCGCCGTCACGCCGCCCCAGGGTAGGAGCCCCAGCAGCACGTAGAGCAGGGCGGCTACCTGTGCGCAGGCGCCGAGCGCCGTCAGCACCGTACTGCGCAGGACCAGGGCCGCGTAGAGCGTGGCGCCCAAAGCGGCCGCGTAGCACAGCGCGGGGCGCGAAGGCGTCTCCTCGCCGCGCAGCAGCCGCCCACAGGCCGGGCCGCCCCGCAGCAGCGCCGCGCCCGCCAGCGCCAGCACCGAGCCCAGCGACCAGAGCAGCGCGAACTTGCGCGCGCGCAGCAGCAGCACCGGTGCATAGAGCGCCGCCAGGCCGAAGCAGAGCGCGGCCAGCAGCAGGCACAGGCCGCCGGCCGCCAGGCGCTGCCCGCGAGTCACGGCCGGGATGCACCGCGAGCCGGCGGGCGGCGGCTCTGCAGGGCTCCGCGCCCACGGCCATCGCAGAGCCGTGCGGCCGAGCCACGCCCCGGCAGCTCGGTCCCCGGCCGCCGCCGGCTCCTCTGCT
Proteins encoded in this region:
- the Sft2d3 gene encoding vesicle transport protein SFT2C yields the protein MADLHRQLQDYLTQGKANRPAAAEPLLAARTAEEPAAAGDRAAGAWLGRTALRWPWARSPAEPPPAGSRCIPAVTRGQRLAAGGLCLLLAALCFGLAALYAPVLLLRARKFALLWSLGSVLALAGAALLRGGPACGRLLRGEETPSRPALCYAAALGATLYAALVLRSTVLTALGACAQVAALLYVLLGLLPWGGVTALRLALGRLNRGAGLANALPV